In Salinarimonas sp., a genomic segment contains:
- a CDS encoding adenine deaminase C-terminal domain-containing protein, whose product MPSPTPRLTRFCVPPLAETTRRLADVASGRASPDLVVTGARVLSTYTDRILPERELWIAAGRVAAVKPNGTHKALAHAPSEVYDANGGILAPGLVDPHIHVESSMVTACAYAEAALLNGTTTIFCDSHEIGNVMDVAGVEAMLEDARAAPLSIFLTVPSTVPATSPELETAGGDLTAEKIGALFDRWPEAVALGEKMDFVQVTEGDPRSHAILAAALSRGRPVSGHIYGREFVAAYAASGVTDTHEAIDRDIADDLLDAGVWIFLRGGPPTTPWHSLPAAIRTITELGASHKRVCVCTDDRDADDLMHFGLDWVTRQAWKAGMTREQAWAMGSLHPATRFHQDGEIGALGGGRRADVVLLNDALEVRNTWYGGRLVVEDRKITPLLDEALSDRWVYPKAAYSTVKIAGDPPLVPKPPRTPAIANALRTALPGIVVEHARVALPRGETWEEIVAASGEDLCFVAVIERHGLSGPQSRVAHGLLKDFGLKSGAVASSVGHDSHNVIVAGKSEADMRLALDTIREAQGGVCVVEGGAVKAFVALPVAGLLSDKRVTEVAEETRRLKEAWAQAGCAIPYMGFNLIPLSVIPEIRITDKGLVLVPQMTLVPAFEEGREAAE is encoded by the coding sequence ATGCCTTCCCCCACGCCGCGCCTCACCCGCTTCTGCGTCCCGCCTCTCGCCGAAACCACCCGCCGGCTCGCCGACGTCGCCTCGGGGCGCGCGTCGCCCGATCTGGTCGTCACCGGCGCGCGGGTGCTCTCCACCTATACCGACCGCATCCTGCCCGAGCGCGAGCTGTGGATCGCCGCGGGCCGCGTCGCCGCCGTCAAGCCCAACGGCACGCACAAGGCGCTCGCGCATGCGCCCTCGGAGGTCTACGACGCCAACGGCGGCATCCTGGCGCCGGGGCTCGTCGACCCGCACATCCACGTCGAATCGTCCATGGTCACCGCCTGCGCCTACGCCGAGGCGGCGCTCTTGAACGGCACGACCACGATCTTCTGCGACAGCCACGAGATCGGCAACGTCATGGACGTGGCCGGCGTCGAGGCCATGCTGGAGGACGCGCGCGCCGCGCCGCTCTCGATCTTCCTGACCGTGCCCTCGACCGTCCCCGCCACCTCGCCCGAGCTCGAGACCGCCGGGGGCGACCTCACGGCGGAGAAGATCGGCGCGCTGTTCGACCGCTGGCCGGAGGCGGTGGCGCTGGGCGAGAAGATGGACTTCGTCCAGGTGACGGAAGGCGACCCGCGCTCCCACGCCATCCTCGCCGCGGCGCTCTCGCGCGGGCGCCCGGTCTCGGGCCACATCTACGGGCGGGAGTTCGTCGCGGCCTATGCGGCGTCCGGCGTCACCGACACGCACGAGGCGATCGACCGCGACATCGCCGACGACCTGCTCGACGCCGGCGTGTGGATCTTCCTGCGCGGCGGCCCACCGACGACGCCGTGGCACTCGCTGCCCGCGGCGATCCGGACGATCACCGAGCTCGGCGCCTCCCACAAGCGCGTGTGCGTGTGCACCGACGACCGGGACGCCGACGACCTGATGCATTTCGGCCTCGACTGGGTGACCCGCCAGGCGTGGAAGGCCGGCATGACCCGCGAGCAGGCCTGGGCCATGGGCTCGCTCCACCCGGCGACGCGCTTCCACCAGGACGGCGAGATCGGCGCGCTCGGCGGCGGGCGGCGCGCCGACGTGGTGCTGCTGAACGACGCGCTGGAGGTGCGCAACACGTGGTACGGCGGCCGGCTGGTCGTCGAGGACCGCAAGATCACGCCGCTCCTCGACGAGGCCCTGTCGGACCGCTGGGTCTACCCGAAGGCGGCCTATTCCACCGTGAAGATCGCCGGCGACCCGCCCCTCGTGCCGAAGCCGCCGCGCACGCCCGCCATCGCCAACGCCCTGCGCACCGCGCTCCCCGGCATCGTCGTCGAGCACGCCCGCGTGGCGCTTCCCCGCGGCGAGACCTGGGAGGAGATCGTCGCGGCGAGCGGGGAGGACCTCTGCTTCGTCGCGGTGATCGAGCGCCACGGCCTCTCCGGGCCGCAGAGCCGGGTGGCGCACGGGCTCCTGAAGGATTTCGGCCTGAAGAGCGGCGCCGTCGCCTCCTCGGTGGGCCACGACAGCCACAACGTCATCGTCGCGGGCAAGAGCGAGGCCGACATGCGCCTCGCCCTCGACACGATCCGCGAGGCCCAGGGCGGCGTGTGCGTCGTCGAAGGCGGCGCCGTGAAGGCCTTCGTGGCGCTGCCCGTGGCGGGCCTCCTCTCCGACAAGCGCGTGACCGAGGTGGCCGAGGAGACCCGCAGGCTGAAGGAGGCGTGGGCGCAGGCCGGCTGCGCCATCCCCTATATGGGCTTCAACCTGATCCCGCTCTCGGTCATCCCCGAGATCCGCATCACCGACAAGGGGCTGGTGCTGGTCCCGCAGATGACGCTGGTGCCGGCCTTCGAGGAGGGGCGGGAGGCGGCTGAGTGA
- a CDS encoding MFS transporter: MTEPAGIGPGARPWILAGTIIASAMAFIDGTVVHVALPALQADLGASFTALQWVVNGYALTLGGLILVGGALGDRVGRRRVFVWGIAVFALASLACALAPTSGALIAARLAQGVGAALLVPQSLAIIAASFPKEVRGRAIGIWAGASAITTALGPPLGGFLVDALSWRAVFWINLPLSALAIWIALAHMPQDRGARDRGAGETAGPLDWPGALLAVLGFGLVTLALTLASEADVAAGLLAGLFLAGLAALAAFVAAEARAKSPLMPLSLFASRCFSGANLLTLFLYAAFVTALFLIPFELQSRRGLSATMVGLTMLPIGLVIGVGSRFSGALADRIGPKIPLALGSAFVAAGAGWLALSLAGYWAGIVAPIVVMSCGMALAVAPLTATVMNAVDEARVGAASGVNNAASRLAGLFGVAIAGSLASGVYFAEAGAAAGPQARFGTLPPPGDPARATLEAAFQTGFSAALLLAAAFAAVAVVIAWRLPSASREVVP, from the coding sequence ATGACCGAGCCCGCGGGGATCGGCCCCGGCGCCCGGCCCTGGATCCTCGCCGGCACCATCATCGCCTCCGCCATGGCCTTCATCGACGGCACCGTGGTGCATGTCGCGCTGCCGGCGCTGCAGGCGGATCTCGGGGCGTCGTTCACGGCGCTGCAATGGGTGGTGAACGGCTATGCGCTGACGCTCGGCGGGCTGATCCTGGTGGGCGGGGCGCTGGGGGATCGGGTGGGCCGCCGGCGCGTGTTCGTCTGGGGGATCGCGGTCTTCGCCCTCGCCTCACTCGCCTGCGCGCTCGCGCCGACGTCCGGGGCGCTGATCGCGGCGCGGCTGGCGCAGGGGGTGGGGGCGGCGCTGCTCGTGCCGCAATCGCTCGCGATCATCGCGGCCTCGTTTCCCAAGGAGGTCCGCGGGCGGGCGATCGGGATCTGGGCCGGGGCCTCCGCCATCACCACGGCGCTCGGGCCGCCGCTCGGCGGCTTCCTCGTCGACGCCCTGTCCTGGCGGGCGGTGTTCTGGATCAACCTGCCGCTCTCGGCGCTGGCGATCTGGATCGCGCTGGCGCACATGCCGCAAGACCGCGGCGCGCGAGATCGCGGCGCGGGCGAGACGGCGGGCCCGCTCGACTGGCCGGGCGCGCTGCTGGCCGTCCTCGGCTTCGGCCTCGTCACGCTGGCGCTCACCCTCGCCTCCGAGGCGGACGTCGCGGCCGGGCTGCTGGCGGGCCTCTTCCTCGCCGGCCTCGCCGCGCTCGCCGCCTTCGTCGCGGCGGAGGCGCGGGCGAAGAGCCCGCTGATGCCGCTCTCGCTGTTCGCGAGCCGCTGCTTCTCGGGCGCGAACCTGCTCACGCTCTTCCTCTACGCGGCCTTCGTCACGGCCTTGTTCCTGATCCCGTTCGAGCTGCAGAGCCGGCGCGGGCTCAGCGCGACGATGGTCGGGCTCACCATGCTGCCGATCGGCCTCGTCATCGGGGTGGGCTCGCGTTTCTCGGGCGCGCTCGCCGACCGGATCGGGCCGAAGATCCCGCTGGCGCTGGGCTCGGCTTTCGTGGCCGCCGGCGCGGGCTGGCTGGCGCTGAGCCTCGCCGGCTACTGGGCGGGGATCGTCGCGCCGATCGTCGTCATGTCCTGCGGCATGGCGCTCGCGGTGGCGCCGCTCACCGCCACCGTGATGAACGCCGTCGACGAGGCCCGCGTCGGGGCGGCGTCGGGCGTCAACAACGCCGCGAGCCGGCTCGCCGGGCTGTTCGGGGTCGCGATCGCCGGCTCGCTCGCGAGCGGGGTCTATTTCGCCGAGGCCGGCGCGGCGGCGGGGCCGCAGGCGCGCTTCGGCACGCTGCCGCCGCCCGGCGATCCCGCCCGCGCCACGCTCGAGGCCGCCTTCCAGACCGGCTTCTCCGCCGCCCTCCTCCTCGCCGCCGCCTTCGCCGCCGTCGCTGTCGTGATCGCCTGGCGCCTGCCGAGCGCGAGCCGCGAGGTCGTGCCGTGA
- a CDS encoding phosphatase PAP2 family protein, translating into MKRPRLLIQAALENRAALLVLALLAGGLWAFIELADEVLEGETHAVDEAILVALRTPGDLSDPLGPGWLEEMMRDFTALGGTGVLTLLTIAAVGFLLVAKAPRVALAVALAIGGGILLSTLLKSGFDRPRPELVPHGSIVYTASFPSGHSMMSATVYLTLAALVSRVLRRRRLRVYLVGLAVVLTLLVGFSRVYLGVHWPTDVLAGWTVGAVWALLASLVMLRLQLRRSIERPRGAEIE; encoded by the coding sequence ATGAAACGCCCCCGCCTTCTCATCCAGGCGGCGCTCGAGAACCGCGCCGCCCTCCTCGTCCTCGCCCTCCTCGCAGGAGGGCTGTGGGCCTTCATCGAGCTCGCCGACGAGGTGCTCGAGGGCGAGACCCACGCCGTCGACGAGGCGATCCTCGTCGCCCTGCGCACCCCCGGCGACCTCTCCGATCCGCTCGGGCCCGGCTGGCTCGAGGAGATGATGCGCGACTTCACGGCGCTCGGCGGCACCGGCGTCCTGACGCTGCTGACGATCGCCGCGGTCGGCTTCCTCCTCGTCGCCAAGGCCCCGCGCGTCGCGCTCGCCGTGGCGCTGGCCATCGGCGGCGGGATCCTGCTCTCGACGCTGCTCAAGAGCGGCTTCGACCGCCCGCGCCCGGAGCTCGTCCCGCACGGCAGCATCGTCTACACGGCGAGCTTCCCCTCCGGCCATTCGATGATGTCGGCGACCGTCTACCTCACGCTCGCGGCGCTGGTCTCGCGCGTGCTGCGTCGGCGGCGGCTGCGGGTCTATCTCGTCGGGCTCGCCGTGGTCCTGACGCTGCTCGTCGGCTTCAGCCGGGTGTATCTCGGCGTGCACTGGCCCACCGACGTCCTCGCCGGCTGGACGGTCGGCGCGGTCTGGGCGCTCCTCGCCTCGCTCGTGATGCTGCGCCTGCAGCTGCGGCGCAGCATCGAGCGGCCGCGCGGGGCAGAGATCGAGTAG